From the genome of Azospirillum sp. TSA2s, one region includes:
- a CDS encoding FAD/NAD(P)-binding protein, which translates to MPATPHFHPPGGSAPDSFHHPRQIAVVGAGFTGSLLAAHLLRGARAPLVVHLIEYGHRPGTGVAYSTPNGTHVLNVRAYNMSAYPDDPRHFLRWLWSRADGPVPDQPPSGHAFVSRALYGAYIQDVLAEAQAEAPAHARLNQIRGEAVDVRTETSSGNRPAVHVRLGDGRVVSADTAALCIGNFPPSPPCLASPTAAEAFASERFIGDPWDAAAIARIDGQAAVAILGTGLTMVDTVLTLLDQGHRGPITAVSRRGLLPLRHEETRPYTSFLHPDVLPSTVLDVLIALKADARRAAAAGYDWRSAFDALRPHHHRIWAHLPMEERQRFLRHARPFWEVHRHRMAPQVADRIAAARAGGQLSILPGRLKDAALIADGLELTVVERGGGRERLLTAGALINATGTNCDYTRIRHPLVRSLLDRGIARPDALRLGLDVTEGGAVIAADGTPSPRLLAFGPVAKAPFWEMTAVPELRSQCAEAARRILDGLDAGTMVGQTALPGMTAPEFPEPRRV; encoded by the coding sequence ATGCCTGCAACGCCTCACTTCCATCCGCCCGGCGGCAGCGCGCCGGACAGTTTCCACCATCCCCGCCAGATCGCTGTCGTCGGCGCCGGCTTCACCGGCAGCCTGCTGGCGGCCCATCTGCTGCGCGGTGCCCGGGCGCCGCTGGTGGTCCATCTGATCGAATACGGCCACCGGCCGGGAACCGGCGTCGCCTATTCGACACCGAACGGCACGCATGTGCTGAACGTCCGCGCCTACAACATGAGCGCCTATCCCGACGACCCGCGCCATTTCCTGCGCTGGCTGTGGAGCCGGGCGGATGGGCCGGTGCCGGACCAGCCGCCCAGCGGCCATGCCTTCGTCTCCCGCGCGCTGTATGGCGCCTACATCCAGGATGTCCTGGCGGAGGCACAGGCAGAGGCTCCCGCCCATGCCCGCCTGAACCAGATCCGCGGCGAGGCGGTGGACGTTCGCACCGAAACCTCCTCCGGCAACCGGCCGGCGGTGCATGTCCGCCTCGGCGACGGACGGGTGGTCAGCGCCGACACCGCGGCCCTGTGCATCGGCAATTTCCCGCCCTCTCCGCCCTGTCTGGCGTCCCCTACGGCGGCGGAGGCCTTCGCGTCGGAGCGCTTCATCGGCGACCCGTGGGATGCCGCCGCCATCGCCAGGATCGACGGGCAAGCCGCCGTCGCGATCCTCGGCACCGGCCTGACCATGGTGGACACGGTTCTGACGCTGCTCGACCAGGGGCACCGCGGTCCGATCACCGCCGTGTCGCGCCGCGGTCTGCTGCCGCTGCGGCATGAGGAGACGCGGCCCTACACCTCGTTCCTCCATCCCGACGTGCTGCCCAGCACGGTTCTGGACGTGCTGATCGCCCTGAAGGCCGACGCGCGGCGGGCCGCGGCTGCCGGCTATGACTGGCGGTCGGCCTTCGACGCGCTGCGGCCTCACCACCACCGCATCTGGGCGCATCTGCCGATGGAGGAACGCCAACGCTTCCTCCGCCACGCCCGTCCCTTTTGGGAGGTGCACCGCCACCGCATGGCGCCGCAGGTCGCCGACCGCATCGCCGCGGCCCGTGCCGGCGGTCAATTGAGCATCCTGCCCGGCCGCTTGAAGGACGCAGCACTCATCGCCGATGGGCTGGAGCTGACCGTCGTCGAGCGCGGCGGCGGGAGGGAGCGGCTGCTGACGGCGGGCGCGCTGATCAACGCCACCGGCACCAACTGCGACTACACCCGCATCCGCCATCCCCTGGTGCGCTCGCTGCTCGACCGTGGCATTGCGCGGCCGGATGCCTTGCGGCTGGGGCTGGACGTGACGGAAGGCGGTGCGGTGATCGCCGCCGACGGCACCCCCTCCCCGCGCCTGCTCGCCTTTGGTCCGGTCGCCAAGGCTCCCTTCTGGGAGATGACCGCCGTGCCGGAACTGCGCAGCCAATGCGCCGAAGCCGCCCGCCGGATTCTGGACGGGCTGGATGCCGGAACGATGGTCGGCCAAACGGCTCTGCCCGGCATGACGGCGCCTGAGTTCCCGGAACCGCGACGGGTTTGA
- a CDS encoding ABC transporter substrate-binding protein, whose translation MKQFTKRIARSVLAAAAVLTAVTVAGSAVAEPVTIRFGFAQVGVGNRQFGSGNTAAILHSRGILAEEFRNDPDVKLDWSFFKGAGPAVNEAIANDQLDFALQGDLPSLVGRSNGLKTRILAASGLRSNLYLAVTPKAGIRSVADLKGRKVAQFRGTNLQLATDKVLAAHGLTERDVKFINMDFATATAALATGDIDAAFGQADYLALDGQGVAKVVYSTRGDDPTFTRHSHLLVTEAFEKAHPDITYRVVKALVKAAAWASDEANREALFGEWAKSGVPAETFRADFEGQALGYRNSPLIDDFLVAAYRDQAERAKGYRLVRSDVQIDGWFEPAYVDRAVAELGLAGTWKRYDAKGHQQTAAK comes from the coding sequence ATGAAACAATTCACAAAACGGATCGCCCGCTCGGTCCTGGCCGCTGCCGCCGTGCTGACGGCCGTCACCGTCGCCGGAAGCGCCGTGGCCGAACCGGTCACCATCCGCTTCGGCTTCGCCCAGGTCGGGGTGGGCAACCGCCAGTTCGGCAGCGGCAACACCGCGGCAATCCTGCATTCCAGGGGAATCCTGGCGGAGGAGTTCAGGAACGACCCCGACGTCAAACTCGACTGGTCCTTCTTCAAGGGCGCCGGTCCCGCGGTGAACGAGGCGATCGCCAACGATCAGCTCGATTTCGCCCTGCAAGGCGATCTGCCGTCGCTGGTCGGCCGATCGAACGGGCTGAAGACCAGAATTCTGGCGGCGAGCGGCCTGCGGTCGAACCTTTATCTGGCGGTGACGCCGAAGGCGGGCATCCGGTCCGTCGCCGACCTGAAAGGCCGCAAGGTGGCGCAGTTCCGCGGCACCAACCTGCAGCTGGCGACCGACAAGGTGCTGGCCGCCCATGGCCTGACCGAGCGCGACGTGAAATTCATCAACATGGACTTCGCCACCGCCACGGCCGCACTCGCCACCGGCGACATCGACGCGGCGTTCGGGCAGGCCGATTATCTGGCGCTCGACGGCCAGGGCGTCGCCAAGGTCGTCTACAGCACCCGCGGCGACGACCCGACCTTCACCCGCCATTCCCACCTGCTGGTGACGGAGGCGTTCGAGAAGGCGCATCCCGATATCACCTACCGCGTGGTGAAGGCGCTGGTGAAGGCGGCGGCCTGGGCGTCGGACGAGGCCAACCGCGAGGCGCTGTTCGGGGAATGGGCCAAGTCCGGCGTTCCGGCCGAGACCTTCCGCGCCGATTTCGAAGGACAGGCGCTGGGCTACCGCAACAGCCCGCTGATCGACGACTTCCTCGTCGCCGCCTACCGCGATCAGGCGGAACGGGCCAAGGGCTACCGGCTGGTGCGCAGCGACGTGCAGATCGACGGCTGGTTCGAGCCCGCCTATGTCGACCGCGCCGTGGCCGAGCTGGGGCTGGCCGGCACCTGGAAGCGCTACGACGCCAAGGGGCATCAGCAGACGGCGGCGAAGTAA
- a CDS encoding ABC transporter permease, whose protein sequence is MTNLELSRGAYEAARIAGSGRLDLRVDDGNPKPAAAVLRPMLTALSALVFPAALLGMWTLSSHFGWLPAQILPAPDQVAATLADLADSGDLWFHTRISLLRVVEGFALGGAAGLLLGIAMGLSRRVRWTVEPLFTALAQVPPLGWIPVLMLLVGIDEGLKLLIIAKAALIPVALNTHKGIRNVPDGLREVGSVLTFGPWATLTRIVLPAAAPSIFTGIRYGLTSAWLALVAVELLASSEGLGYLMVWGRQLFQLDMVIAAMLVVGLIGFALDWSLSRVERRLQRWELAGS, encoded by the coding sequence ATGACGAACCTCGAACTGAGCCGCGGCGCCTATGAAGCCGCCCGGATCGCCGGCAGCGGACGCCTCGATCTGCGGGTGGATGATGGTAACCCGAAGCCGGCCGCCGCCGTCCTGCGGCCCATGCTGACCGCCCTTTCAGCCCTGGTCTTCCCGGCGGCCCTGCTGGGAATGTGGACGCTGTCGTCGCATTTCGGCTGGCTGCCGGCCCAGATCCTGCCGGCACCGGATCAGGTTGCCGCCACGCTGGCCGATCTCGCCGACAGCGGCGACCTGTGGTTCCACACCCGCATCAGCCTGCTGCGCGTGGTGGAGGGCTTCGCGCTCGGTGGAGCGGCAGGGTTGTTGCTGGGCATCGCCATGGGCTTGTCACGGCGGGTGCGCTGGACCGTCGAACCGCTCTTCACCGCGCTGGCCCAGGTGCCGCCATTGGGCTGGATCCCGGTTCTGATGCTGCTGGTCGGCATAGACGAGGGGCTGAAGCTGCTCATCATCGCCAAGGCGGCGCTGATCCCCGTGGCGCTGAACACCCACAAGGGCATCCGCAACGTTCCCGACGGCCTGCGGGAGGTCGGGTCGGTCCTGACCTTCGGCCCCTGGGCGACGCTGACGCGGATCGTCCTGCCGGCGGCGGCGCCGTCGATCTTCACCGGCATACGCTATGGCCTGACCAGCGCGTGGCTGGCGCTGGTGGCGGTGGAGCTGCTCGCCTCGTCGGAAGGCCTGGGATACCTGATGGTGTGGGGCCGCCAGCTGTTCCAGCTGGACATGGTGATCGCCGCGATGCTGGTGGTCGGGCTGATCGGCTTTGCACTGGACTGGAGCCTTTCCCGGGTCGAGCGCCGCCTGCAACGCTGGGAGCTGGCCGGATCATGA
- a CDS encoding ABC transporter permease, with the protein MSTLDHPAASRVSRRLHGLIPVLALLAGWEAASRSGLVDPKLLPSLLTVAGRAGQELAEGRLAVDVAASLARDIAGFTIGSLAGILVGLLLGLSRLADRLIGPSFNAAKQIAIFAWIPLISVWFGVGEEAKIAFIALAAFTPVVVNTWEGARAAPPKLAEVARVLEFGRWRTLRLVTLPAALPAIFAGLHLGLINAWLATVGAEYFMTVGPGIGGLMTEGREHFHMDLVLLGVLLLGLIGLALNTLATRLEARALRWRRRA; encoded by the coding sequence ATGAGCACGCTCGACCATCCCGCCGCATCCCGCGTCTCGCGCCGTCTCCATGGTCTGATTCCCGTGCTGGCCCTGCTGGCCGGGTGGGAAGCCGCCAGCCGCAGCGGCCTTGTCGATCCGAAGCTTCTGCCGTCGCTGCTGACCGTCGCCGGGCGTGCGGGGCAGGAGCTGGCCGAGGGGCGGCTTGCCGTCGATGTGGCGGCCAGCCTGGCCCGCGACATCGCCGGCTTCACCATCGGCAGCCTCGCCGGCATCCTGGTCGGATTGCTGCTCGGCCTGTCGCGGCTGGCCGACCGGCTGATCGGGCCCAGCTTCAACGCCGCCAAGCAGATCGCGATCTTCGCCTGGATCCCGCTGATCTCGGTGTGGTTCGGGGTGGGGGAGGAGGCGAAGATCGCCTTCATCGCGCTCGCCGCCTTCACGCCCGTCGTGGTCAATACATGGGAAGGTGCCCGCGCCGCGCCGCCCAAGCTGGCGGAGGTCGCCCGCGTGCTGGAGTTCGGCCGCTGGCGGACCTTGCGGCTGGTCACGCTGCCGGCGGCGCTGCCCGCCATCTTCGCCGGGCTGCATCTGGGCCTGATCAATGCCTGGCTCGCCACCGTCGGCGCCGAATATTTCATGACCGTCGGTCCGGGCATCGGCGGGCTGATGACCGAAGGGCGCGAGCATTTCCACATGGACCTCGTCCTGCTCGGCGTCCTGCTGCTGGGGCTGATCGGCCTCGCCCTCAACACCCTTGCCACCCGGCTGGAAGCGCGCGCCCTGCGCTGGCGCCGCCGAGCTTAA
- a CDS encoding ABC transporter ATP-binding protein: MADIIRPSHHSIHHATARGALEIRGLTKRYRVSGTPFTALQDIDLSVAPGEFVSIVGASGCGKSTLLRLIVGLERQFDGDIRLDGRPIAGPGLDRAIVFQEHRLFPWLTAEENVALGLLKSNRPAADKRRLVQEHLELVGLGAFAGAYPSQLSGGMSQRVAIARALVNRPRILLLDEPFGALDALTRSHLQAELLRIVRAEGITAILVTHDVEEALYLGDRVVVMHPRPGRIASIIPSGRLPAAEDGSGSPQHGHGHDRADPTFVRLREAVLAELGAGHAQTPVRRAA, from the coding sequence ATGGCCGACATCATTCGACCAAGTCATCACTCCATCCACCACGCCACGGCACGCGGCGCGCTGGAGATCCGCGGACTGACCAAGCGCTATCGCGTGTCCGGCACTCCGTTCACCGCCTTGCAGGACATCGACCTGTCGGTGGCGCCGGGTGAGTTCGTCTCCATCGTCGGCGCGTCCGGCTGCGGCAAGTCGACCCTGCTGCGCCTGATCGTCGGGCTGGAACGGCAGTTCGACGGCGACATCCGTCTGGACGGCCGTCCCATCGCCGGACCGGGTCTGGACCGCGCCATCGTCTTCCAGGAACACCGCCTGTTCCCCTGGCTGACGGCCGAGGAGAATGTCGCGCTGGGTCTGCTGAAATCGAACCGTCCCGCCGCGGACAAGCGCCGTCTGGTGCAGGAGCATCTGGAGCTGGTGGGGCTGGGCGCCTTTGCCGGGGCCTATCCATCGCAGTTGTCCGGCGGCATGTCGCAGCGGGTCGCCATCGCCCGCGCCCTGGTCAACCGCCCGCGCATCCTGCTGCTTGACGAGCCCTTCGGCGCGCTCGACGCGCTGACCCGCAGCCACTTGCAAGCCGAACTTCTGCGCATCGTCCGGGCGGAGGGCATCACCGCCATCCTCGTCACCCACGACGTGGAGGAGGCGCTGTATCTGGGCGACCGCGTGGTGGTCATGCACCCGCGTCCCGGCCGGATCGCCAGCATCATCCCGTCCGGCCGCCTGCCTGCGGCGGAGGATGGCAGCGGCAGCCCGCAACATGGCCATGGGCACGATCGCGCCGATCCGACCTTCGTCCGCCTGCGCGAGGCCGTGCTGGCCGAACTCGGCGCCGGACATGCACAGACGCCCGTCCGGCGAGCCGCCTGA
- a CDS encoding TauD/TfdA family dioxygenase translates to MTTLTADIATRSETSPAGFGLDIRPIGGRIGAEVHGFRLSGDLQPATVRAIRQALTEHKVLFFRGQTHLDEAEQEAFGRLFGDLVSHPTVPSLAGTEHVLDVDGSRGERASSWHADVTFVPDYPSISILRSVVAPGRGGDTMWADNVSAYNELPEPLRELAEKLWVVHSNVYDYVGDRQNRSEQALHRYQTVFTSTRYETEHPLVHVHSESGVKALILGHFAQRIVGLTSTDSRLLLDLFQGHATRPENVVRWRWSPGDVAVWDNRTTQHRAVDDYDDQPRVVRRVTVAGAAPVAVGGRRSFSRSVVQANAAAA, encoded by the coding sequence ATGACGACTCTGACCGCCGACATCGCCACCCGTTCCGAGACCTCGCCGGCCGGCTTCGGCCTCGACATCCGTCCCATCGGCGGGCGCATCGGCGCGGAGGTGCATGGCTTCCGCCTGTCCGGCGACCTGCAGCCCGCAACCGTCCGCGCCATCCGGCAGGCGCTGACCGAGCACAAGGTCCTGTTCTTCCGCGGCCAGACCCATCTGGACGAGGCCGAGCAGGAGGCCTTCGGCCGGTTGTTCGGCGATCTGGTTTCCCACCCCACCGTGCCGTCGCTGGCCGGGACGGAGCATGTGCTGGACGTCGACGGCAGCCGTGGCGAGCGCGCCAGCTCCTGGCATGCCGACGTCACCTTCGTGCCGGATTACCCGTCCATTTCCATCCTGCGCAGCGTCGTGGCGCCCGGGCGCGGCGGTGACACAATGTGGGCCGACAATGTGTCCGCCTACAACGAACTGCCGGAGCCGCTGCGCGAACTGGCGGAGAAGCTGTGGGTGGTGCACTCCAACGTCTACGATTATGTCGGCGACCGCCAGAACCGGTCGGAGCAGGCGCTGCATCGCTACCAGACCGTCTTCACCTCCACCCGCTACGAGACAGAGCATCCGCTGGTCCATGTTCATTCGGAAAGCGGCGTGAAGGCGCTCATTCTCGGCCATTTCGCTCAGAGGATCGTCGGCTTGACCAGCACCGATTCCCGCCTGCTGCTGGATCTGTTCCAGGGTCACGCCACCCGGCCGGAGAATGTGGTGCGCTGGCGCTGGAGCCCCGGCGACGTGGCCGTGTGGGACAACCGCACCACCCAGCACCGCGCCGTCGACGACTATGACGACCAGCCGCGCGTCGTCCGCCGCGTGACGGTCGCCGGTGCGGCCCCCGTGGCGGTCGGCGGCCGCCGCAGCTTCTCCCGCTCGGTCGTCCAGGCGAACGCCGCCGCGGCGTGA
- a CDS encoding amidase, which yields MSVSPTARSSASDRLEAALSRIADPERQGSLVFTEVYAEEARAAAMASDHRVAQGRPLGPLDGRIVSVKTLFDVAGDTTAAGSAILRGRPAAARDARAVARLRAAGAVIIGRTHMTEFAFSAVGINPHYGNPGNPHDRSRVPGGSSSGAVISVADGMAEIALGSDTGGSLRIPAALSGAVGFKPSAGRLPAEGAFPLSPTLDVIGPIAATVADAALLDSVLSDGDMAPLAALPVAGQSFLVPRGRLFDGVEPAVAAAFEAALDRLRAAGAHIADGSIEAELEALAELDRIGVFTAIELAATLADLGITALDGIDPKTRARIEAGGKAPAADYVRMLRRRAELVRLMDERLTRHPVLLLPTVPMTAPAIADVLEDAAFHRVNLALLRNTRVANLVDLPAISLPVPTDGLPVGLMAMGRRGSDRSLLGIAAGIEAALRG from the coding sequence ATGTCCGTGTCGCCCACCGCCCGCTCTTCCGCTTCCGACCGGCTGGAGGCGGCTCTCTCCCGGATTGCCGATCCGGAGCGGCAGGGCTCCCTGGTGTTCACCGAAGTCTATGCGGAGGAGGCGCGCGCCGCCGCCATGGCCAGTGACCACCGCGTCGCCCAGGGCCGGCCGCTGGGGCCGCTCGATGGGCGCATCGTCTCGGTCAAGACGCTGTTCGACGTGGCGGGCGACACCACGGCGGCCGGGTCCGCCATCCTGCGCGGCCGGCCGGCTGCGGCGCGCGACGCCCGGGCGGTGGCCCGGCTGCGGGCGGCGGGCGCGGTCATCATCGGCCGGACCCACATGACGGAATTCGCCTTTTCCGCCGTCGGCATCAACCCCCATTACGGCAATCCCGGCAATCCGCATGACCGCTCGCGGGTGCCGGGCGGCTCCTCCTCCGGGGCGGTGATCTCGGTGGCCGATGGCATGGCGGAGATCGCGTTGGGCAGCGACACCGGCGGCTCGCTGCGCATTCCGGCAGCGTTGTCCGGCGCCGTCGGCTTCAAGCCGTCCGCCGGGCGCCTGCCGGCCGAAGGGGCGTTCCCACTGTCGCCGACGCTGGACGTCATCGGGCCGATTGCCGCGACCGTTGCCGATGCGGCCTTGCTGGACAGCGTGCTTTCCGACGGCGACATGGCGCCACTGGCCGCGCTGCCGGTTGCCGGACAGTCCTTCCTGGTGCCGCGCGGGCGGCTGTTCGACGGCGTCGAGCCTGCGGTCGCCGCTGCGTTCGAGGCGGCGCTGGACCGGCTGCGCGCGGCCGGCGCCCACATCGCGGACGGCTCCATCGAGGCGGAATTGGAGGCGCTGGCGGAGTTGGACCGCATCGGCGTCTTCACCGCCATCGAGCTGGCGGCGACGCTGGCCGATCTCGGCATCACGGCGCTCGACGGCATCGATCCGAAGACCCGCGCGCGGATCGAGGCCGGGGGCAAGGCGCCCGCCGCCGATTATGTCCGCATGCTGCGTCGGCGCGCCGAACTGGTCCGGCTGATGGACGAGCGGCTGACCCGCCACCCGGTCCTGCTGCTGCCCACCGTGCCGATGACCGCGCCCGCCATTGCCGACGTGCTGGAGGATGCGGCCTTCCACCGCGTCAATCTGGCGCTGCTGCGCAACACCCGCGTCGCCAACCTGGTCGACCTGCCGGCCATTTCCCTGCCGGTGCCGACCGACGGCCTGCCGGTCGGGCTGATGGCGATGGGGCGGCGCGGCAGCGACCGCAGCCTGCTGGGCATCGCCGCCGGGATCGAAGCTGCGCTGCGGGGGTGA
- a CDS encoding sigma-54 dependent transcriptional regulator, whose protein sequence is MSDAAANALKVLIVEDDPNVSLGCQQALELEDIPTQAVDSAEKARRLVAEGFPGIVVTDIRLPGMDGMALLAELLASDPDLPVVLMTGHGDVAMAVQAMKLGAHDFIEKPFSPDYLVEVVRRALEKRRLTLEVRDLRARLQNRDSIEARLVGGSPQMERVRRLIGELANSAADVLIHGETGSGKELAARCLHDASPRRGGNFVAINCGGLPESLIDSEIFGHEAGAFTGAGKRRIGKVEHANGGTLFLDEIESMPMPVQIKFLRVLQERTLERLGSNTPVPVDCRVIAATKVDLRELADRGQFRADLYYRLNVANLPLPPLRDRREDIPLLFEQFTLQAAARHGRPVPPPDAERMRRLMAYDWPGNVRELHNVADRCVLGIEQGFPPFATVHPAAGRPLAEAVEAFERALIADTLRRTNHSLARAAEELQIAKTTLHDKIRKYGLS, encoded by the coding sequence ATGTCCGACGCTGCCGCCAACGCTCTGAAGGTCCTCATCGTCGAGGATGACCCGAATGTCAGCCTCGGCTGCCAGCAGGCTTTGGAGCTGGAGGACATCCCGACCCAGGCGGTCGACAGCGCGGAGAAGGCCCGCCGGCTGGTGGCCGAGGGCTTTCCGGGCATCGTCGTCACCGACATCCGCCTGCCGGGCATGGACGGGATGGCGCTGCTGGCCGAACTGCTGGCAAGCGACCCGGATCTGCCGGTGGTGCTGATGACCGGCCATGGCGACGTGGCGATGGCGGTGCAGGCGATGAAGCTGGGCGCCCACGACTTCATCGAGAAGCCCTTCTCCCCCGACTATCTGGTCGAGGTGGTGCGCCGCGCCCTGGAAAAGCGCCGCCTGACGCTGGAGGTGCGCGACCTGCGCGCCCGCCTGCAGAACCGCGACAGCATCGAGGCGCGGCTGGTCGGCGGATCGCCGCAGATGGAGCGGGTGCGCCGGCTGATCGGTGAACTCGCCAACTCCGCCGCCGACGTGCTGATCCATGGCGAGACCGGCTCCGGCAAGGAACTCGCCGCCCGCTGCCTGCACGACGCCAGCCCGCGCCGCGGCGGCAACTTCGTCGCCATCAACTGCGGCGGCCTGCCGGAAAGCCTGATCGACAGCGAAATCTTCGGCCACGAGGCCGGCGCCTTCACCGGGGCCGGCAAGCGCCGCATCGGCAAGGTGGAACACGCCAATGGCGGCACCCTGTTCCTCGACGAGATCGAGAGCATGCCGATGCCGGTGCAGATCAAGTTCCTGCGCGTGCTTCAGGAGCGCACGCTGGAACGGCTCGGCTCCAACACCCCCGTTCCTGTCGATTGCCGGGTGATCGCCGCGACCAAGGTGGACTTGCGCGAACTGGCCGACCGCGGGCAATTCCGCGCCGACCTCTATTACCGCCTGAACGTCGCCAACCTGCCCTTGCCGCCCCTGCGCGACCGGCGCGAGGACATCCCCCTGCTCTTCGAACAGTTCACCCTGCAGGCCGCCGCCCGCCACGGCCGCCCGGTCCCGCCGCCGGATGCCGAGCGCATGCGCCGCCTGATGGCCTATGACTGGCCGGGCAACGTACGCGAGCTGCACAATGTCGCCGACCGCTGCGTGTTGGGGATCGAACAGGGCTTCCCGCCCTTCGCCACCGTCCATCCCGCCGCCGGTCGCCCGCTGGCCGAGGCGGTGGAGGCCTTCGAGCGCGCGTTGATCGCCGACACCCTGCGCCGCACCAACCACAGCCTCGCCCGCGCCGCGGAAGAACTGCAGATCGCCAAGACCACGCTGCACGACAAGATCAGGAAATACGGGCTGTCGTGA